Proteins from a genomic interval of Pseudodesulfovibrio nedwellii:
- a CDS encoding galactokinase yields MDSIRTYLHALDAGALNATLIELYGGSALSVQRQRYNNLLSRLEKWSGCSKAVLVIAPGRTELGGNHTDHNNGVVLAAGVHSDCLAVACPVDEAVIRVRSEGFPDSIEVDCTDLAPRVEEEGTSIALVRGVVAGFVSRGWAVGGFDACISGDVPVGAGLSSSAAFEVCIGQILNQLYCEGKRTSLELATVGREAENTYFGKPCGFMDQLACATQGILSIDFMTPETPGVMEIDFDFEATGYQLVVVDTGGSHADLTPEYAAIPEEMGRAARVMGQDVARGLTVQQVLDNVVAIRKGAGDRGVLRLIHFIEESERAQQQVVALQTNDMDGFLRLVNQSGDSSWRLLQNCISTTNALEQGIPLALTLTERFLGDKGAWRIQGGGFAGTIQAYVPNELVQQYSNFMNGVFKPGAVLPLRIRKPGMDCIRLKELRGVSSS; encoded by the coding sequence ATGGATTCAATTCGTACCTATTTGCATGCGCTCGATGCTGGCGCGTTGAATGCGACATTAATTGAGTTGTATGGAGGATCAGCTTTGTCGGTCCAACGTCAACGGTATAACAACCTATTGTCTCGGTTAGAAAAATGGAGTGGATGCAGCAAGGCTGTTTTGGTGATTGCGCCGGGACGAACCGAACTTGGTGGCAATCATACGGATCATAATAACGGCGTGGTTTTGGCTGCAGGCGTGCATTCCGATTGTTTAGCCGTGGCGTGTCCTGTGGACGAGGCTGTCATCCGCGTGCGTTCAGAAGGATTTCCCGACAGTATTGAGGTGGACTGTACAGACCTTGCTCCTCGTGTTGAAGAAGAAGGGACATCTATTGCTTTGGTTCGTGGTGTTGTCGCTGGGTTCGTGAGCCGTGGTTGGGCTGTTGGCGGTTTTGATGCCTGTATTTCCGGTGATGTCCCAGTGGGAGCCGGGCTGAGTTCTTCGGCTGCTTTTGAAGTTTGTATAGGCCAGATTCTTAACCAGTTGTACTGTGAGGGCAAACGGACATCGCTGGAATTGGCCACGGTAGGTCGTGAGGCCGAGAATACATATTTTGGCAAACCGTGCGGCTTCATGGATCAATTGGCCTGTGCGACTCAGGGAATTTTGTCTATTGACTTCATGACTCCGGAAACCCCGGGAGTTATGGAAATAGATTTTGATTTTGAGGCTACCGGTTATCAGCTTGTAGTGGTGGATACCGGTGGGAGCCACGCTGATTTGACCCCTGAATACGCAGCTATTCCTGAGGAAATGGGGCGTGCGGCTCGTGTTATGGGGCAGGATGTGGCTCGTGGTCTGACTGTGCAACAGGTGCTGGACAACGTGGTTGCGATCCGTAAGGGAGCCGGTGACAGAGGCGTACTTCGTCTGATCCATTTTATTGAGGAAAGCGAAAGAGCGCAACAGCAGGTGGTTGCGTTACAGACAAACGATATGGATGGTTTTCTCCGGCTGGTGAATCAGTCTGGTGATTCGTCATGGCGATTGCTTCAAAATTGTATCAGTACGACCAACGCGTTGGAACAGGGCATACCTCTGGCTTTGACGTTGACCGAACGCTTTCTTGGTGACAAAGGCGCGTGGCGTATTCAGGGCGGCGGTTTCGCTGGAACCATACAGGCGTATGTGCCCAATGAACTGGTGCAGCAATACAGTAATTTTATGAATGGAGTGTTCAAGCCCGGAGCGGTTTTGCCGTTGAGAATTCGGAAGCCGGGTATGGATTGTATCCGGTTGAAGGAACTTCGTGGAGTGTCCTCGTCATGA
- a CDS encoding LacI family DNA-binding transcriptional regulator codes for MSSFTIKDLAKKLGVSPSTVSRALRDHPDISLATKRKVTEAAEKYHYQPNQLAQSLQKKRSNTIGVIVPEIRHDFFSSVISGIEEVAYEHGYIIMVCQSNETLAREMINTQALVANQVAGLLIAISSETTNYEHLSGVIRQNVPLVQFDRVVEGLDTSKVVVDDYRAAYGAVIHLIESGYRRIGHLAGQDGIALNQHRFEGYRDAMHDNDLVVEDKFHLHGGYREEDGRAGAEKYLAMDEMPEAILAINDPVAVGLFTRFKEAGVRIPDDVALVGFSDTPAAALIEPALTTVFQPAFEIGRMAVTLLLKQFEAGEDFVPETVTLETQLLVRGSSSARGRS; via the coding sequence ATGAGTTCTTTTACTATTAAGGATCTTGCCAAGAAGCTCGGAGTTTCTCCGTCAACGGTATCTCGTGCCTTGCGAGATCACCCGGATATTAGCTTGGCTACCAAGCGCAAGGTGACTGAGGCCGCTGAGAAATATCACTATCAGCCAAACCAGCTTGCCCAGTCCCTACAAAAAAAGCGGAGCAATACCATTGGCGTTATTGTTCCCGAGATTCGTCATGATTTTTTTTCTAGTGTCATCAGCGGTATAGAAGAGGTCGCCTACGAGCACGGCTATATCATTATGGTCTGTCAGAGTAACGAAACTTTAGCCCGTGAAATGATTAATACCCAAGCTTTGGTCGCCAATCAGGTCGCAGGATTGCTTATCGCCATTTCTTCGGAAACCACGAATTATGAACACCTTTCCGGTGTCATTCGTCAGAATGTACCGTTGGTTCAGTTCGATAGGGTTGTGGAAGGATTGGATACGAGCAAGGTCGTGGTGGATGACTATCGCGCGGCGTATGGTGCCGTGATTCATCTTATAGAATCCGGTTATCGCCGTATCGGACATCTTGCCGGACAGGACGGTATCGCCTTGAACCAACATCGGTTTGAGGGATATCGTGATGCTATGCATGACAATGATCTGGTCGTGGAAGATAAATTCCATTTGCATGGCGGGTACAGGGAAGAGGACGGCAGAGCCGGTGCTGAAAAGTATCTCGCCATGGACGAAATGCCCGAGGCTATTCTCGCCATCAATGATCCTGTGGCCGTTGGATTGTTTACACGATTCAAGGAAGCGGGGGTGCGAATTCCTGATGACGTGGCCCTTGTCGGTTTTTCTGATACACCGGCTGCGGCGCTCATCGAACCTGCATTGACCACTGTTTTTCAGCCCGCATTCGAGATAGGTCGTATGGCTGTGACGTTGTTGCTCAAACAGTTTGAAGCTGGTGAAGATTTTGTGCCTGAGACCGTGACCTTGGAAACCCAATTGTTGGTCCGTGGTTCGTCTTCGGCGAGGGGGCGGTCATGA
- a CDS encoding UDP-glucose--hexose-1-phosphate uridylyltransferase: MLVNSGFSTDALDILVAGKIMNFEDNPHRRLNQLTGEWVLVSPHRTKRPWQGQQEEPDLAILPEYEDNCYLCPGNVRAGGAVNPVYEETFVFTNDFAALLPDMPEDAEVFSDNDPLLVAESETGVCRVLCYSPRHDLTLARLGAAQARKVVDIWCDEFQTLGARDDIGYVQIFENRGSVMGCSNPHPHGQIWATRNVPMYPATEGLRQSAYFQEHNSCLLCSYLETELKRGERIIFENDSFVVLVPFWATWPFETMILPKKHMTSILEMDASIRDDLADAMVRLNIRYDNLFQTSFPYSMGIHQAPSDGSDHSPWHFHIHYYPPLLRSKLVKKFMVGYEMMAMPQRDLTAEAAAIRIREQAEVHYLETQ, from the coding sequence ATGTTGGTTAATTCTGGCTTTTCGACAGATGCGTTGGATATTCTGGTTGCGGGGAAAATAATGAATTTTGAAGACAATCCGCACAGGCGGCTGAATCAGCTTACAGGTGAATGGGTGCTTGTTTCACCCCATAGAACCAAACGTCCTTGGCAGGGACAGCAGGAGGAACCTGATCTGGCCATTCTGCCTGAGTACGAGGACAATTGTTACCTGTGCCCCGGCAATGTCCGAGCGGGTGGCGCGGTCAACCCTGTCTACGAAGAAACCTTTGTCTTCACGAATGATTTTGCAGCTCTTTTGCCGGATATGCCAGAAGATGCCGAAGTTTTTTCCGATAATGATCCCCTTTTGGTTGCTGAATCAGAGACAGGCGTGTGCCGTGTTCTCTGTTACTCTCCTCGCCATGATTTGACGTTGGCACGACTTGGCGCTGCTCAGGCTCGAAAGGTTGTGGATATCTGGTGTGATGAATTTCAAACATTGGGTGCCCGTGATGATATCGGGTATGTTCAGATATTTGAGAATCGTGGGTCTGTCATGGGCTGCTCCAACCCGCATCCTCATGGTCAGATATGGGCCACCCGGAATGTGCCTATGTACCCGGCGACAGAAGGACTACGGCAGTCTGCGTATTTTCAGGAGCACAATTCCTGCCTGTTGTGTTCATATCTTGAGACAGAATTGAAACGGGGCGAGCGGATCATTTTTGAGAATGATTCTTTTGTCGTTCTGGTGCCGTTTTGGGCGACTTGGCCCTTTGAGACAATGATTCTACCCAAGAAGCACATGACGTCTATCCTTGAAATGGATGCATCCATTCGGGATGATCTGGCCGATGCCATGGTCAGGTTGAATATTCGCTACGATAATCTTTTTCAGACATCATTTCCTTATTCCATGGGCATTCATCAGGCTCCATCAGACGGTAGCGATCATTCCCCTTGGCATTTCCATATCCATTATTATCCACCTCTCTTGCGGTCCAAATTGGTCAAGAAGTTCATGGTTGGATACGAGATGATGGCCATGCCCCAGCGAGACCTGACAGCCGAAGCCGCTGCCATCCGTATTCGGGAGCAGGCTGAAGTGCATTATTTGGAGACGCAGTAA